From the Schistocerca piceifrons isolate TAMUIC-IGC-003096 chromosome 2, iqSchPice1.1, whole genome shotgun sequence genome, the window AAGACTGATTGTAGGGGACTGTGTCGAATGCAATTTGAAAACCTCAGAGAAaggacagggtaatatgcagataGAGATTACTATTTAatcatcatgcatgagttaataagagtgaaaagctaagtgcactgtacGTAACAGAGGTGTGAGGGAGCGGTGAAAAATAAGATGGGCAAGACAgtgaaagatgtaggaaactaaaacggagtgaagcaaagagtggcTACTGTCAAGAAATGCTGAGACACAAGaaattattaggtctacaactttgcttccaccgttttgcagTAGACAGGATTAGTGGAAAGTAATGGCGCAAGTCGTAGGTTGTAaatgtcatacagtaagcttaggcatttgagaacataaatgccatcaaaatattaatcgatttttgattgcattttaaagttattctcggctgaatatgtcaacttacgagcccaattctcgtcatctgtggaaggttttaattttatgctttgatatgaagaaatctgcagctgaggctcataaaaagctgggtaagacctatgatgaTGATACTCCTGTTAGTGACAGAACtctgcagaaaatggtttccatgcttcaagaacggtgattttgacgatGAAGACTGGCACGATTGTGAaggagagaaagctttcgatgctactgcaactaaagggaacaatcacaggagatcttTATCAAAAGCGATTGATATGTTTGAGCCTATCACTGAAAGACAAATGGCCACAGCACAGCGATAGATACAAAAAAGGTGAGTTTGCAGTATGACAGTGCTTGACCCCATGTCGTGAAACCCGCCAAAACATACTTcaaaacgttgaaatgggaagtcctaccccacctgtcATATTCTCCAAACATCGTTCCCTTTGACTACCAACTTTTTACTTCAATGGCACATGACCTGGCTGCCCAGCACTTCCTGTCATATGAACAATTGCAAAATTGGATCGCTGCATGGATCTTCacgaaagacgcccagttcttccactgcgggattcgtatgcttcccgaaagatgggagaaagtagtggccagcgacatGTTGTAGTGCTCGTTCCCACCTGCGATGTTCTGAGTTACTGGTCTttaggggaagaatccagatggcatgtgtggtgaaacggTTGTCGAGGTTATGTCTCTCATgtggagcatgctctgcaacaggatattgtgagttgccagtatacaccatctgcctacgcccattcatcctaattgacgatttggtggtagtcatgtcaATGTAGAAggtcaaacagtgtttacataacagctggtatatgacccgtgtcatttcacaggttgctctccctttgacagtatatgtttttccagttacaggGCTGCTACAGATGGTGGTatgagggtgcatagggcaagtcttgcagcggggACAGTcataggggtaggagccatagggtacggagatgggtgcagaaggagcatacagTTTGACAAGAAAATTGTGGAGACTGGGAGGGCATCAGAAAACTATTTTATGTGTGGTGGGCAGAATTTCAGACAGAATAGATCTCATTCAGGGCATCTAGGAAGCCATGgccctgtcaaagtagctgattaacacattccacacCAGAATAATACTGAGTCACAAGTGAAGGGTTCCAAAGTTGTTTATtgtagggatcagcagtaccaggattggatgtgatagcCCAGGAATTTTTtagctaggctggtggggtaattatgtgcattgaaggctgaggtgagaatagtGTTGTATTGCtgcaaagagtctgcatctgaacaaacacGTTTACCTCTGATGCCAAGGCCATAtaggagggaatgtttgacatggaaaggatggcaattgtcaaaatgtaagtactggaTGTGCGTAGCTGGCCTTCGATGAGGACGAGATCGACATCAAGGCAAGTGGCATGGGATGCAGAAAAGGactatgtgaaatttaactgggagaagaTATTCAGAAATTCCAGATATTTTCGTAGGTCAACCTAACCATGATCTTTAcgttaaagatgtcatcaatgtatctaaaccaaaccaggagcTGAAGATTTATTGATCCCATGAAAGCAccctccaagcaacccatgaaaaggttggcataggaaggagacATGCCAGCTCCCATGGCCGTAccactgatctgtttgtatgtctgccatcaaaggtgaagtagttgttggtaagtataaagttgattaagatgagtaggaaggatttcataggtttggaatcagctgggcactgactgaggaaacgTTCAGCAGCAGGCAGACCAagtacatgggggatgttggtatagagggaggtggcatcaatggtgacaagcaaggtgtgtggtggcagTGGGATGGGCACGGATTTCTTCAGATGATCAAGGaaatggttagtaggtttgatgtagGAGgagagtctttgtactatgggttttAGGTGTTGAGCAATGAAGGCAGATATacattcagtgggtgctttgaagccagcaactataggatggccaggatgattgggtttgtggatcttaggaaggaGATAAGGTGGGGGTGCGTGGTTTGagtggggtaagaagttctataGATTGagatgttagtccttgtgagggtcCTGAGGTTCAAAGGAAACACTGCAGGGGTGGATGGATTTTACATAAACGAACAAAATCTGTCTTGATAGACTACAGCTGTCACCCTTCCTGTTCATTTTTGATTATTGAGTATGGTACAATGAAATAAATGCTTACACTGAATGTTCACCTGTCATTATTTTAATTTCAGAACTTTACAGCTGAAGatcttaatatttatttttcttttttcctatCTCATTTTATCACATGTTCCTTGGTTGTATGCCAAGGATACAGAGGTCTATATAAATCAAGATTAAAATTTCATTTAGAGGACTAATTACTTAGATACATATTAGCCCACCTTCTTAGCAATAAACAGAATAAGGTGATACAATGGATATTTGGAAGGAACAGGGTTTGAATTTCAGTTTAGCTGTCCAGATATAAGTTTTCTGAAGTTCCTCTAAACAGGCTGGCAACGATGTGTAGGGATCTTTCGTTTGTAAATaaacacagccaatttccttcccaaactCTGTCCTACCCAAGCAAGTTCAAACAAAATACACCACACAAAAGAGTGTAAGCCACGCAGATAATAGTGAGGggagttaaaaataaaataaaaccaatgtTCACAGTACTGTCAAGAAAGACGTGCCACTGTTGCCTTGAAGAAAACTGGTGCTGGCAGTGAGGATGTTTACATACcaaatacataatttttcaacAAACTTCAGTTCACCTGTGGCATGAAATCTTTGAATAACTCATTAAAGTGTTGTTCTTTCCTAATTTCTGTTTCAAAAGTTCTAGTACAAATCAATAATTATCACTCATCCCTAATTTCAAAATGAGTATTCATACTCTAAAATAAGTTATTTTCAAATAAAGGACAGGCTCCCCCTCTCCCCCTGGCTGCTCGTCCTTCACCTCAGCCGTACtgaccattttctttcttttgtgttgttCACTTTCACAGCACACAACACAGTGGCCACAGAAAAGGCAAGAATAGCAGACTTCCTTGTAGCACTCAGTAAAAATGTTTTGTGGTGGCCACTGCCAACACTGGTGATATAAAAGTACAGTTGCCATTACAAAGTGAATGTTGCACTGTGCTGTGCCAAAGCAATAACTAATGTGTATTAACAACAATTGAAGAAAGTGCAGCTTTTTCTCTCTTCTCACTTGTCTGAGTGTCGGGTTACAGTGGGCAGAGCTTGGTTCCTCTGCCTCCTGAACCACACTAAGAACTCAATCAGAAGGTCATTAACAAACAGTACAGGGTATCCTAAATCCTCACTTTATACAGTCAGCAGAGGATACCAAATTAAATATTCTGAAATGTGGAACCAATGgtcagaaattaatatttcaggTATTATAACACAGTGGATGAGTACTTGGTATGAGGCAGGTCTTTGTTAACAGTTTATGTTTTGTAACATGTGCCTATCTCATCAACATTGGTGGCATCACcttgaaaaacaaaacaagaaactgTGATGTGTCCATGGCATGGTTTACAACTGTTTGCAGTTTCACACTTGTTTTCAGATGTGGAGTGCTACTTGCAAAAGGCTCTTGCAAAGATGCACTTGACATATGGTGCCACAGGATGCAGTCCCTGGAAAGCCAAATGAATATACAGAGAAAAATTTTGCAACAGCCATATTCCTAACTGGAAGAAATTTACCACCAtagatagaaatattaaaaattggGTCACTCAAATCACAGACTTACCCAAGGTTCTCTACAAAGAATTTTGTGATGATGGATCATGTGACAGAAGATTTCATCAGTAATCATCTGACATTGTAACTGTGAAATGCACACTTTGTAGAACATGGTGTGGAGGGTGCATGTACAGAAGGAATTACTCCCGTATCATAAACAACATGTGCAAGCAATGGGGTCAAATGATTTTGAACCCAGCATTCATTTCTGAGAATAGATGTTATCTTTTGTTTACAATGAGACAGACAATCAGTATTTTGAGAAGTTTCTGTAGGCAGCAAGTCACAGATATGTTCCCAAATGGCAAAAAACTAGTCTGTCAGTTGGAAAATCCATAGCTGAAGTTTTGGGATTCGCCTATACTGATATTCACCCAAAAACTTAGGAAAAGACTGCAAATCCATGTTATGTCTCATtgctaatttacaacaaaattattattaattttctctATGCAATAACAATAAAGCTTCTCTCACTGGAATAATGTAGTTGTTCTCATATATTTGCAATTATGATAGTCAAAATATTCAAATAGTCCATCTCATCCACTTCATTCTCTACATCTGAGTTCTATtcacaaacttcaacaaatgctaCAGCAAATAACATGCTGGTTATAAGAAGagaaaactggaataaaattatttttcaaacgGTGGGCAATCATATCAAGTCTAAAAAACATGATCAGTTATACACAAAATGTAGTGCACTAAAAGAAAactctgtgctgagaaataaagtaaaaaaaaaaaaatatttttcactttaaAGATATTGATTTCTTAATCATTTATTTAATCTTGTAATTCACACATAACAGCAatggtttattattttatttcaatatacaGCAGTGCAACATTTACATTATACATTGTGAAATCACATAAGCATTAACATGAATGTTTCAATATCCTTAATATGCATAAAAACTacatacagcaaaataaacaaatggaACATTCGATGGTttagtttcattgaaaacaaaaattaaaaaattatacctGAAAATAGCTACATTTTAAATGATAATTTATTATGTTTATACAAAATAGATTGTAGTCTTTATGGAAGAACATGTCTAGAATTAATCGCCTTATATCTGCATAAGACATCACAAGACCaaatatgaatatctgagatgtgtCCAAAAAAAAGACAACTTTTGAAATAGAGCATCAACTGGCAGAGGGAGCATGCTCTGGCTACTGAGTACACCTAGTGGCAGAGTTTAGAAAACAAACTGTCAATAACATAATTTTGATGTGACCATTAGTTGCTTTGCCAAGCTATGTTTGGTGAAGTGAACACATGTACATGCTGTTTGTCAGATTAGtgacaaagtgacattaaaaaaagcTTGAAGATTGTGTGTGTAAACTTATTTAATCTTTTATACATTTTGACTGCTTAATCAACCATATGGGGAGGACTGTATGAGTAACACACAGTGCTATGAGTGGCTTAAGTTTCTGAACATGACAGAAGATAGGTCAGTGAAGATACCGGTCCTGCATGATCTACCACATCAACAGATAAAGACCATATCAAGAAAGTTCATGCTGTGGTTTATGGAATTGTTTAACTGTTCAGAAGCTGCTGACAAAGTGGGCACCAGTGAAGGACCAAACCATAATTTTGTGTGACAAACTTCTAATCCATTGTGGCAATGCAAAATTTGTGCCACATTTATTGACTGATGATCAGACATGCATGTTGAAATTGCTTGCCACTGCAGAGACAATGAAAACTTCCTTAAGAACACCATAACAGGAGATGAGATGTGGGTTCATGGCTGTGTTtatggtgcagttgttagagtGGGTGGGCACAGGATCTCTTCCCAGGGGAAAAAAAGAGTTGGTCAAAGATCAAGGTGATAATAGTTTTTTGACCATAAAGGCATTGTCTGTCAGGAATTTGTACCACCTGGCAAAACTTGGAAGTTATCAGGGAATTTTTGCATGTTTCAGGAATTTTGTGGCAGGATGAGACCTGAACTGTATAATAACTGAACATGGATGTTGTATCGTGACAATGTGCCAGCTCGTGCATTGCTCCAtgtctgcagccatctggcaaaatGTGAAGACTCACAATGTGCTGCAGCCACCCCCCTCCAGACCTAGCTTTCCAAATTTAAAACCAGCTTGAAAGGCCGTTGTTTCCAAACCATAGAGATCAGGACAATATGATGAGACCTGTGCACCGTCCCAGAAAATGCATTCCACATGGCTTtccaaaaatggaagaaatattgGGAAGGGTGGAGAGTACTACTTTATGCGGAACAGTGCTTAAAATGAAGTATCATGAGCAATAAAGACATTATAATAACATTCTGGTCTTTTTCAGAACACATCTCctacaaataaaatttccaaacaccaATCTAAAAAAATCTATTATTCTAATCCCAGAATCATGAGAGTAGTTTCAAACTGAACAAAAAATGCACCCActttaaataaaaaaactgactaACAAAAATCAATTACTCCAATAGGCAACAGTAATAATATTCTGACTTTAACACATATTACAATCGGCTGAAAGAGCACCAAACCAAGATACATAAAATACAATAAAGCTATTTAATTTGTAAAACACATACATAGCTTGAAAACTCTATTTTTAGTTCTGTTCCAGCATTTCACAAAAACTGATCACTCCACTCTGAGAGACAACGGTAACAATCATTAGCCTGTTTCTGATTTGCACCAGCTGTTGTCTTCATCCAACCAACAAAATTCTCCTTATTCCTCCCAAGAACCAAGTACTGTCCCAATACAGAATTTgcctagaaaataaaaattattcacaATTCCTAAAATGTATGTATTATTTGTATTTGGTACACCATTATTTTATCAATATACAATTCAGAAATCTTATGCCATTCTTTTACCAACTGTTTGGCTGAGGAAATGCATTACAGGTGGATATGCAAATAAAATGATACCAGGGCAGCACAGCTTGTGCTCTTAATAgaaatgatttgatttgatttatttcgtgttccataggtctaactgtgttggatacacaaggacgtggaacgagtcagttttttacaaatacactctgataatcttatagcatatacagaaatttgagaacataattatataaaaatttatacagtatattctttgggcagcaatacagaaaaagaaaatacatattttcttagaatcattaaaacactacagaaaacagatacagagcacacagATACACagctcaggttaaataaaattcttagtggcgttatgtcaacttgtattatataatattaaaatattacaatttatttagttaaaaattcatctagactgtaaaaacctttttctagcagaaatatttttagtgctttcttaaattcactcttgttatgaatctttgtctttatttcgggaggaagagcattgaagagttttgctctagtgtagtggacacccttttgtgccaagctcaaatttctgagttcactgtatatgtcattcttcctccgtgtgtcatgctcatgataattactgtttggttgaaatctctatatttttacaaacaaaacacatgagagaaaaaatatattggcatgtagttgtgtatattttaagattacgaaagctatttctacacgagtctcttgggcgtaatccacatataattcttaaagctcgcttctgtgcaatgaacactttccttgctaatggctggttgcccgaaaaaataattccgtactcaatgagacaatgaaaatcgccatagtatgccacttttgcagtgttaggttcaacacatgtagtgacaacccgtaaagcataggtagcagagctaagcctcttacagagatcaataatatgtgaagaccagttcattttcttgtcaatgtgcactccaagaaattttgttgtttccattctaactattggttgattaccacgtcacacttatctctctctttttctgtttttgtacagaattgaataaagctggtcttactggaatttaataagagaccattcaccttgaaccaattaaccacatctgagagtatgtgattaatgagttcctcaagattgttgtctgttctactgctcataagaattgtggtatcatcagcaaataatgtaaatttacacggcagggttgtacatgatggtagatcatttataaaaatcaggaataatagtggcccaagaattgagccctgaggcactgCACATGTGATGtaactccattcagaatctgaggaagtgtcacatactccacccgagctattcaagacaactttttgttttgtcttggaggtacgactgtagccaattgcctgcaacaccacttattcctactaattttgctttttggaagagaatctggtgatgaacacagtcaaatgcttttgataaatcacggaagacaccaagtgctagcattttttcattaagggtttctaggacttcatttgcaagtgcgtagACTGCATCTTCTGGTGAAcagcccttttgaaagccaaattggctcttgctgagaactccattctttatgagatgatcagtaattcttacatgtattagcttttct encodes:
- the LOC124776471 gene encoding barrier-to-autointegration factor-like — encoded protein: MSSTSQKHRNFVAEPMGNKPVTELAGVGEAIGGRFQRMGYDKANSVLGQYLVLGRNKENFVGWMKTTAGANQKQANDCYRCLSEWSDQFL